A region from the Sphaerodactylus townsendi isolate TG3544 linkage group LG01, MPM_Stown_v2.3, whole genome shotgun sequence genome encodes:
- the LOC125436378 gene encoding zinc finger protein 675-like — translation MPGVWEKLVREGNLTSHQRIHTGEKPYVCQECGKAFSHRTGLTSHQRIHTGEKPYKCPECGKGFSHSGDLTKHQRIHTGEKPYVCLECGKAFSRSTRLNSHQRIHTGEKPYKCLECGKAFSHRTGLTSHQRIHTAEKPYKCLECGKAFSQRANLTSHQTIHFGETIQMPGVWESLIVTAQNTHSHSTTLTSHQRIHKGEKSYRCLVCGKAFSQSGNLISHQIIHNRAETI, via the coding sequence atgcctggagtgtgggagaAACTGGTCAGAGAAGGAAACCTTActtcacatcaaagaattcacacaggagagaaaccatatgtatgccaggagtgtggaaaagccttcagtcacagaacaggtcttacttcacatcagagaattcacacaggggagaaaccatacaaatgcccgGAGTGTGGGAAAGGCTTCAGTCACAGCGGAGATCTTACTAAACACCAGAGGATTCACACGGGCGAGAAACCATATgtatgcctggagtgtggaaaagccttcagtcggaGCACAAGACTTaattcacatcagagaattcacacaggggagaaaccatataaatgcctggagtgtggaaaagccttcagtcacagaacaggtcttacttcacatcagagaattcacacagcggaaaaaccatataaatgcctagagtgtggaaaagccttcagtcagagagcaaatcttacttcccatcaaacaATTCACTTTGgcgaaaccatacaaatgcctggagtgtgggaaagccTCATAGTCACAGCACAAAACACTCATAGTCACAGCACAACTCTTAcgtcacatcagagaattcacaaagGGGAGAAATCATACAGatgcctggtgtgtggaaaagccttcagtcagagtggaaatcttatttcccatcaaataattcataacagggcagaaaccatataa